Proteins encoded within one genomic window of Alcanivorax sp. REN37:
- a CDS encoding iron-containing alcohol dehydrogenase: MDFSFIAPPRLLCAPGASAQLADLCKDLGVQRPLIITDAGLAAAGHVTPVEAALAAQGLAVQRFQDVVADPPEAVIEAALACAQQHRSDGIIGLGGGSAMDTAKLVALLAASPQPLTQVYGVGNAQGKRLPLIQVPTTAGTGSEATPIAIVTTGTSTKSGVVAPQLMPDVAVLDARLTLGLPPAVTAATGIDAMVHAIEATTSRLRHNPLSDLLASEALRLLCGQLETAVADGSNENARGAMLLGAYLAGQAFANAPVAAVHALAYPLGGIYHLPHGLSNALVLPAVLEFNLPAAETEYNRLAPIILGRPGTGAELPDHFRALSQRVGLPTRLRDLDIPATALPQLAEEAMLQQRLLVNNPRAVAVADALALYQAVW; the protein is encoded by the coding sequence ATGGACTTTTCCTTCATCGCGCCACCCCGCCTGCTGTGCGCGCCCGGCGCCAGCGCGCAATTGGCTGATCTCTGCAAAGACCTGGGCGTTCAGCGCCCGCTGATCATCACCGATGCTGGCCTTGCCGCCGCTGGCCATGTGACGCCGGTGGAAGCCGCCCTCGCCGCGCAGGGGCTGGCAGTGCAACGCTTCCAGGATGTCGTCGCCGACCCGCCGGAGGCAGTGATCGAAGCAGCCCTCGCCTGCGCTCAGCAGCACCGCAGCGATGGCATCATCGGGCTCGGCGGCGGCAGCGCCATGGACACCGCCAAATTGGTGGCGTTGCTGGCCGCCTCGCCGCAGCCACTGACGCAGGTATATGGGGTCGGCAACGCACAAGGCAAGCGGCTGCCACTGATCCAAGTGCCCACCACCGCCGGCACCGGTTCCGAAGCCACGCCGATTGCCATCGTCACCACCGGCACCAGCACCAAGAGCGGCGTGGTGGCACCGCAACTGATGCCGGATGTGGCAGTACTGGATGCCCGTTTGACGCTGGGACTGCCGCCGGCAGTGACCGCCGCCACTGGCATTGACGCCATGGTGCACGCGATCGAAGCCACCACCAGCCGACTGCGCCACAACCCACTGTCTGACCTACTCGCCAGCGAAGCGCTGCGACTGCTGTGCGGCCAGCTGGAAACGGCGGTGGCAGACGGCAGCAATGAAAACGCCCGTGGCGCCATGCTGCTCGGCGCCTACTTGGCCGGGCAAGCGTTTGCCAATGCGCCGGTGGCGGCGGTGCACGCACTGGCCTACCCGCTGGGCGGCATCTATCACTTGCCGCACGGGCTTAGCAATGCGCTGGTGCTGCCAGCGGTGTTGGAGTTCAACCTGCCGGCCGCCGAAACCGAGTACAACCGGCTAGCACCCATCATTCTTGGCCGCCCCGGCACCGGCGCCGAATTGCCAGATCATTTCCGCGCGCTCAGCCAGCGAGTCGGGCTGCCCACCCGCCTGCGCGACCTGGACATTCCCGCCACCGCCCTGCCACAGCTGGCCGAGGAGGCCATGCTGCAGCAGCGGTTGCTGGTCAACAATCCACGCGCGGTGGCAGTTGCAGACGCCCTCGCCCTTTACCAAGCAGTCTGGTGA
- a CDS encoding acyl-CoA thioesterase — MREPRGQRANYRYFAPITTRWHDNDAYGHINNVVYYSYFDTVVNQFLIAQGLDLKDDSTRALVVSSGCQYHAEAAYPDALEGALKVRRLGNSSVEYGCAVFRQGDPQPAAEGFLVHVFVDRHHRPCPIPAALRAALATLENP; from the coding sequence ATGAGAGAACCCCGCGGCCAACGGGCCAACTACCGTTACTTCGCTCCGATCACCACCCGCTGGCACGACAACGATGCCTACGGCCACATCAACAATGTGGTGTATTACAGCTATTTCGACACCGTCGTGAACCAGTTTCTGATTGCTCAGGGGCTGGATCTGAAAGACGACAGCACCCGCGCGCTGGTGGTCAGCTCCGGCTGCCAATACCACGCTGAAGCGGCTTACCCGGACGCACTGGAAGGTGCCCTGAAAGTGCGCCGGTTGGGCAACAGCTCGGTGGAGTACGGCTGTGCGGTGTTCCGCCAAGGCGACCCGCAACCGGCAGCGGAAGGTTTCCTGGTGCATGTGTTTGTTGACCGCCACCACCGCCCGTGCCCGATTCCCGCCGCCCTGCGCGCCGCGCTGGCCACCTTGGAGAACCCGTGA
- a CDS encoding zinc-binding dehydrogenase, with amino-acid sequence MKAWTIEDRALVLRDHSPEALGPESVRVRVRAIGVNRADLLQVLGRYPAPAGFSQAIPGLEFVGEVLECGERALAWRTGERVMGLIPGGAYAEQVVVHERELLRVPDCNGKPLSDAEAATLPEAFLTAYRALFVEAGVQPGDWCLVRPASAGVGLAAVQLCHALGARPIGSSRDPARLDNARAFGLQAAVEEGPELAAAITAATGGAGVRAVLDMVGPDWSALLPALQPEGCIALIGLLGGGRTELDLGMLLMRRQRLLGLTMRSQPLEQRIRVAQWFNQRLAPLFTAGRLQPLPLQDFAFAAVAEAHAHMRDDPFSGKRVLLLD; translated from the coding sequence ATGAAAGCCTGGACCATTGAAGACCGCGCGCTGGTGCTGCGCGACCACAGCCCGGAAGCCCTAGGCCCGGAATCGGTGCGGGTGCGAGTACGCGCCATCGGCGTCAACCGCGCTGATCTGTTGCAAGTACTCGGCCGCTATCCGGCGCCGGCCGGTTTCAGTCAAGCCATCCCCGGCCTGGAGTTCGTCGGCGAGGTCTTGGAGTGCGGTGAACGTGCCCTAGCTTGGCGTACCGGCGAGCGGGTGATGGGGTTAATCCCCGGCGGTGCCTACGCCGAGCAGGTGGTAGTGCATGAACGTGAACTGCTGCGGGTACCTGACTGCAACGGCAAGCCCCTCAGTGATGCCGAAGCCGCCACCCTGCCGGAAGCCTTTTTGACCGCTTACCGCGCACTGTTCGTCGAAGCCGGTGTGCAACCAGGCGACTGGTGCCTGGTGCGCCCCGCCAGCGCCGGCGTCGGGCTGGCGGCGGTGCAGCTGTGCCATGCACTGGGTGCCCGCCCGATTGGCAGCAGCCGTGATCCGGCGCGGCTCGATAACGCGCGCGCCTTCGGTTTGCAGGCGGCAGTAGAAGAAGGCCCAGAACTGGCGGCAGCGATCACGGCGGCCACCGGCGGCGCCGGCGTGCGCGCGGTGCTGGATATGGTCGGACCGGACTGGTCAGCGTTGTTGCCCGCATTACAACCGGAAGGCTGCATTGCCCTGATCGGGCTGCTCGGCGGCGGCCGCACCGAACTCGATCTAGGCATGCTGTTGATGCGGCGCCAACGGCTGCTGGGTTTGACCATGCGCAGTCAACCATTGGAGCAGCGCATCCGCGTGGCGCAGTGGTTCAACCAACGGTTGGCGCCGCTCTTCACCGCCGGTCGTCTGCAACCGCTGCCGCTGCAAGATTTCGCGTTTGCCGCCGTGGCCGAGGCGCACGCGCACATGCGTGACGACCCGTTCTCCGGCAAGCGGGTATTGCTGCTCGATTAA
- the surE gene encoding 5'/3'-nucleotidase SurE has protein sequence MSSSFLFQRVLVTNDDGIDAPGLAVAAAIAAELAAEVWVVAPEHDQSGVAQAISLHQPLRCYPRGERRYALSGTPADCVLYAMAAFFDGAPPDLVLSGVNCGANVSDAVMYSGTVGAALAAAHLGVPAVALSQSYEQREQIDWSPARQHAAALVRTLVAQQGGERCWNINFPAAPAPGVPIRITRQLRGSVPRPGLKHGTDGRGLPYQWLTFRRDPQGVTAADSDVVALEQGCIAVMPLQTSRCDQPLVDALRAAPALFEQD, from the coding sequence ATGAGTTCATCCTTCCTGTTCCAGCGTGTGCTGGTCACCAACGACGACGGCATCGACGCGCCGGGACTGGCGGTGGCTGCGGCCATTGCAGCCGAATTGGCCGCTGAGGTCTGGGTGGTGGCACCAGAACACGACCAGAGCGGTGTCGCGCAAGCCATTTCCCTGCACCAGCCGCTGCGCTGCTATCCGCGTGGTGAGCGGCGCTACGCGCTGTCTGGCACACCGGCGGATTGCGTGCTGTATGCGATGGCGGCGTTCTTCGATGGCGCGCCGCCGGACCTGGTGCTGTCCGGCGTCAACTGCGGTGCCAACGTGTCCGATGCGGTGATGTATTCCGGCACCGTCGGTGCGGCGCTGGCGGCGGCCCATCTTGGGGTGCCGGCGGTGGCGTTGAGCCAGTCCTATGAACAGCGTGAACAAATCGATTGGTCGCCAGCGCGCCAGCACGCGGCGGCACTGGTGCGCACGCTGGTGGCGCAGCAGGGCGGCGAGCGTTGCTGGAACATCAATTTTCCCGCTGCGCCTGCGCCGGGCGTACCGATTCGCATCACCCGCCAGCTGCGCGGCAGTGTGCCGCGGCCGGGGTTGAAGCACGGTACCGACGGCCGCGGTTTGCCCTACCAGTGGTTAACCTTCCGTCGTGATCCGCAGGGGGTCACGGCAGCGGATTCGGATGTGGTGGCGCTGGAACAGGGCTGCATTGCGGTGATGCCGCTGCAAACCTCGCGCTGTGACCAGCCGCTGGTGGACGCCTTGCGCGCCGCACCAGCGCTGTTTGAGCAGGATTAA
- a CDS encoding TetR family transcriptional regulator codes for MARRTKAEAQETREQILDAAEQVFHRLGVSATALNDIAQQAGVTRGAIYWHFKNKYDVFIAMVERHHMGHDQLFLAAGSDDEQDPLGRLREILLGQIGELQRDESRRRVFEICFLRCEYTAETLPLLSHRQDGFARFSTALTRVFQRAMALGQLPQDLSVRCAVTQLHAQLVGLLFSWVVRPDFFDLSEHAEVLVDTFLFLLRESPELRRPALACAEV; via the coding sequence ATGGCCCGTCGTACTAAAGCCGAAGCGCAGGAGACCCGCGAGCAGATACTGGATGCTGCCGAGCAGGTGTTCCATCGCCTTGGTGTGTCAGCGACGGCGCTCAACGATATTGCCCAGCAAGCGGGGGTCACCCGGGGTGCTATCTATTGGCACTTCAAAAACAAGTACGACGTATTCATTGCTATGGTCGAACGCCACCACATGGGCCACGACCAGCTGTTCCTTGCTGCGGGTAGCGATGACGAACAAGACCCGCTTGGTCGGCTGCGTGAGATCTTGCTCGGCCAGATCGGCGAACTGCAGCGCGACGAATCGCGCCGGCGGGTGTTTGAGATCTGCTTCCTGCGTTGCGAGTACACCGCCGAGACCTTGCCGCTGCTGAGTCATCGCCAAGATGGTTTCGCGCGGTTCTCCACCGCGCTGACGCGGGTATTTCAACGCGCCATGGCACTCGGCCAGCTGCCGCAGGACCTGAGCGTACGTTGCGCGGTTACCCAGCTGCATGCGCAATTGGTCGGACTGCTGTTTTCGTGGGTGGTCCGGCCGGATTTCTTCGACCTGAGTGAGCACGCCGAAGTGTTGGTCGATACCTTCTTGTTCCTGCTGCGCGAAAGCCCGGAGCTGCGCCGACCGGCGCTGGCCTGCGCCGAGGTCTGA
- a CDS encoding efflux RND transporter periplasmic adaptor subunit — protein sequence MGYITLRSQSLTLDQQLPGRTTAYQVAEVRPQVSGVIQKRLFEEGAEVNAGDPLYQIDDRLYRAEVRNAQANLARARATAQSSQLTIQRIEKLATVKAVSEQEHDEARARHQESQAAVASAEAALQSAQINLDYALIRAPISGRTGRSSVTAGALVTANQAQTLTTIRQLDPIYVDLTQSHRQLQQLREAWSSGQLEQVSDDEARVVLALEDGTVYRHAGRMQFSEYAVDESTNSVTLRALFPNPDGDLLPGMFVRARLPEGTRDNTILVPQKALVRDPRGNGFVWVIRADNTLERRAVTAPRAVGSDWLVTEGLSDGERIVVDGMQRAQPEMPVTPTSQDPGNNANTASSPKSGK from the coding sequence GTGGGCTACATCACCCTCCGCTCTCAGTCCCTCACGCTCGATCAGCAGCTGCCGGGTCGCACTACTGCCTACCAAGTCGCGGAAGTGCGGCCGCAGGTCAGCGGTGTGATCCAAAAGCGCCTGTTCGAGGAAGGGGCGGAGGTCAACGCCGGCGATCCGCTATACCAGATCGATGACCGCCTCTATCGCGCCGAGGTCCGCAACGCCCAGGCCAACTTGGCCCGCGCGCGCGCCACCGCCCAGAGCAGTCAACTGACGATCCAGCGCATCGAAAAGCTGGCCACCGTCAAAGCGGTGTCCGAGCAGGAGCACGACGAAGCACGCGCCCGTCATCAGGAAAGCCAGGCGGCGGTAGCGTCCGCCGAAGCGGCCCTGCAAAGCGCACAGATCAACCTTGATTACGCGCTGATCCGCGCGCCGATCAGTGGCCGCACCGGCCGCTCCTCAGTGACCGCCGGCGCGCTGGTCACCGCCAACCAGGCGCAGACGCTGACCACCATTCGTCAACTTGATCCGATCTATGTGGACCTGACCCAGTCGCACCGCCAGCTGCAACAGCTGCGCGAGGCTTGGAGTTCCGGCCAGCTGGAACAGGTTAGCGATGACGAAGCGCGGGTGGTGCTGGCGCTGGAAGACGGCACCGTTTACCGCCACGCCGGCCGCATGCAGTTCTCCGAGTATGCGGTGGACGAAAGCACCAACTCGGTGACCTTGCGTGCGCTGTTCCCGAACCCGGACGGCGACCTGCTGCCGGGCATGTTCGTGCGCGCACGGCTGCCGGAAGGTACCCGCGACAACACTATTCTGGTGCCGCAGAAAGCCTTGGTGCGCGATCCGCGCGGTAACGGTTTCGTATGGGTGATCCGCGCCGACAACACCTTGGAACGCCGCGCCGTGACCGCACCGCGCGCCGTCGGCAGCGACTGGCTGGTGACCGAAGGATTGAGCGACGGCGAGCGCATCGTGGTGGACGGCATGCAGCGGGCACAACCCGAGATGCCCGTGACACCGACCTCCCAAGATCCCGGCAACAACGCCAACACTGCATCCAGCCCAAAAAGCGGGAAGTAA
- a CDS encoding efflux RND transporter permease subunit, which yields MAKFFIDRPIFAWVIAIIIMLAGSLSIMQLPVEQYPTVAPPEVTIRSTYTGASAKTLEDSVTQVIEQQMNGLDGLLYLRSTSDSTGSAQTILTFAPGTDPDIAQVQVQNKLQRALPLLPQQVQNLGVQVSKSSDSFLMVAGFIASGGSLDRADIADYVASNVLDPLSRVPGVGQVQLFGAPYSMRIWLDAEQMNAFAVTPQDVLQAIQVQNNQVPGGQIGGAPAVAGQQISATIIAQTRLESPEQFGNILLRVQADGSQVRLKDVARVELGSENYAIESRYNGLPAAGIGINLATGANALNTAKAVRERIAELEAFFPNGLEVVFPYDTTPFVQISIKEVVKTLFEAILLVFLVMFLFLQNFRATLIPTLAVPVVLLGTFGVLAAFGYSINTLTMFGMVLAIGLLVDDAIVVVENVERVMAEDGLSPREATRKSMGQITGALVGIALVLSAVFVPMAFFPGSTGAIYRQFSITIVSAMVLSVVVAIVLTPALCATMLKPLKANHHEKRGFFGWFNRSFDKTTNKYRDSVSYIVTHRLRFLLVYAGIVAVLAFAFNRMPTGFLPDEDQGIVLAQVQLQPGASMEQTQEVIAKMQRYFAEEEQDGVESMFGITGFSFSGRGQNMGLAFIRLKDWDKRGDNDSVQQIIERAGKFAGTIREAQVFVLNPPSIPALGVASGFNFQLQDRGGLGHDALLAARNELFRKAAGEPSLIAVRPNGQEDASQYQIEVDQAKAQALGLSLSDINSTLSIAWGSNYVNDFVDRGRVKKVYVQSDARFRMMPEDLRHWYVRNNQGEMVPFSAFATGEWTYGAQQLERYNGVSSMNIQGNAAPGFSTGDAMATMERIADTLPLGIGYEWTGLSYQEKQSGNQAPALYALSILVVLLCLAALYESWSIPFAVVLVIPLGVLGAVLGASYRELANDVFFQVGLLTTIGLSAKNAILIAEFSKDMEDAGQSLLHATLEAVRMRLRPILMTSAAFMLGVTPLMLSTGAGAAARQAIGTGVFWGMFTATVLAIFFIPLFYVLVRKLSGVPLGSPYARKDLPTA from the coding sequence ATGGCCAAGTTCTTCATTGATCGCCCCATCTTTGCCTGGGTGATTGCGATCATCATCATGTTGGCCGGCTCGCTGTCGATCATGCAGCTGCCGGTGGAGCAGTACCCCACGGTGGCGCCACCGGAGGTGACGATTCGCTCCACCTACACCGGTGCCTCGGCAAAGACACTGGAAGATTCGGTGACCCAGGTGATCGAGCAGCAAATGAACGGTCTCGACGGACTGCTCTACCTGCGCTCCACCAGTGATTCCACCGGCAGTGCCCAGACCATCCTCACCTTCGCGCCGGGCACCGATCCGGACATCGCTCAGGTGCAGGTGCAGAACAAGCTGCAACGGGCACTGCCGCTGCTGCCGCAACAGGTGCAAAACCTCGGCGTGCAGGTCAGCAAGTCGTCCGACTCGTTCCTGATGGTGGCCGGCTTCATCGCCTCCGGCGGCAGCCTCGACCGGGCCGACATTGCCGACTACGTGGCCTCCAACGTGCTCGACCCGCTCAGCCGGGTGCCGGGTGTCGGCCAGGTGCAGTTGTTCGGTGCGCCCTACTCGATGCGCATCTGGCTTGATGCCGAGCAGATGAATGCGTTCGCGGTCACGCCGCAGGATGTGCTGCAAGCGATCCAGGTACAAAACAACCAAGTGCCCGGCGGCCAGATCGGCGGCGCGCCGGCTGTGGCCGGCCAGCAGATTTCCGCCACCATCATCGCCCAGACCCGGCTCGAATCACCGGAGCAGTTCGGCAACATCCTGCTGCGTGTACAGGCCGACGGCTCGCAAGTGCGCCTGAAAGATGTGGCGCGGGTGGAGCTGGGCTCGGAAAACTACGCCATCGAAAGCCGCTATAACGGTTTGCCGGCGGCGGGCATCGGCATCAACTTGGCGACTGGCGCCAACGCTCTGAACACCGCCAAGGCGGTACGTGAACGCATTGCCGAGTTGGAAGCCTTCTTCCCCAATGGATTGGAGGTGGTGTTCCCCTACGACACCACGCCGTTCGTGCAAATCTCCATCAAGGAAGTGGTGAAGACGCTGTTCGAGGCGATCCTGCTGGTGTTCTTGGTGATGTTCCTGTTCCTGCAGAACTTCCGCGCCACGCTGATTCCAACGCTGGCGGTACCGGTGGTGTTGCTAGGTACTTTCGGGGTGCTAGCGGCATTCGGCTACTCGATCAACACCCTCACCATGTTCGGCATGGTGCTCGCCATCGGGCTCTTGGTGGATGACGCCATCGTGGTGGTGGAAAACGTGGAACGGGTGATGGCCGAAGACGGCCTGTCGCCACGGGAAGCCACGCGCAAATCCATGGGCCAGATCACCGGCGCGCTGGTCGGTATTGCCTTGGTGCTGTCGGCGGTATTTGTCCCGATGGCATTCTTCCCCGGTTCCACCGGCGCCATCTACCGCCAGTTCTCGATCACCATCGTGTCTGCCATGGTGCTGTCGGTGGTGGTGGCCATCGTGCTCACGCCGGCGCTGTGCGCCACCATGCTCAAGCCGCTGAAAGCCAATCATCATGAGAAGCGCGGGTTCTTCGGCTGGTTCAACCGCTCGTTCGATAAGACCACCAACAAGTACCGCGACAGCGTGTCCTACATCGTCACCCATCGACTGCGCTTCCTGCTGGTGTACGCCGGCATCGTGGCGGTGCTGGCATTCGCCTTCAACCGCATGCCCACCGGCTTCCTGCCGGACGAGGATCAAGGCATCGTGCTGGCTCAGGTGCAGTTGCAGCCGGGTGCGTCGATGGAGCAGACGCAGGAAGTGATTGCCAAGATGCAGCGCTACTTCGCTGAAGAAGAGCAGGACGGCGTGGAATCGATGTTCGGCATCACTGGCTTCAGCTTCTCTGGCCGTGGTCAAAACATGGGCTTGGCGTTCATCCGTCTGAAAGACTGGGATAAGCGCGGCGACAATGACAGCGTGCAGCAGATTATCGAGCGCGCCGGTAAGTTCGCCGGCACCATCCGTGAAGCGCAGGTGTTTGTGCTCAACCCGCCGTCGATTCCGGCATTGGGGGTGGCCAGCGGCTTCAACTTCCAGCTGCAAGACCGCGGCGGCCTCGGTCACGATGCACTGCTGGCAGCACGTAACGAGCTGTTCCGCAAAGCGGCCGGCGAACCCAGCCTGATCGCGGTGCGCCCCAACGGCCAGGAAGATGCGTCGCAGTACCAGATCGAAGTGGACCAAGCCAAGGCGCAAGCGCTCGGCCTGTCGCTGTCGGACATCAACAGTACGCTGTCGATCGCTTGGGGCTCCAACTACGTCAACGACTTTGTTGACCGTGGCCGGGTGAAGAAAGTGTACGTCCAGTCCGACGCGCGCTTCCGCATGATGCCGGAGGACCTACGTCACTGGTACGTGCGCAACAATCAGGGTGAGATGGTGCCGTTCTCTGCCTTCGCCACCGGCGAATGGACCTACGGTGCCCAGCAGCTGGAGCGCTATAACGGTGTGTCTTCGATGAACATCCAGGGCAACGCGGCGCCGGGCTTCAGTACCGGTGATGCAATGGCCACCATGGAGCGCATTGCTGACACCCTGCCGCTTGGCATCGGCTACGAGTGGACCGGCCTCTCTTACCAGGAAAAGCAATCCGGCAACCAAGCGCCGGCACTGTACGCGCTGTCGATCTTGGTGGTGCTGCTGTGTCTGGCAGCGCTGTATGAGAGCTGGTCGATCCCGTTCGCAGTGGTACTGGTGATTCCGCTCGGGGTGCTCGGTGCGGTGCTGGGCGCCAGCTATCGGGAACTGGCTAACGACGTGTTCTTCCAGGTGGGGCTGCTGACCACCATCGGGCTGTCGGCGAAAAACGCGATCCTGATTGCGGAATTCTCCAAAGACATGGAAGACGCTGGCCAGTCGCTGCTGCATGCCACGCTGGAAGCGGTGCGCATGCGTCTGCGCCCGATCCTGATGACGTCGGCGGCGTTCATGCTGGGGGTGACCCCGCTGATGCTGTCCACCGGCGCCGGCGCGGCCGCGCGTCAGGCCATCGGCACTGGCGTGTTCTGGGGCATGTTCACCGCAACCGTACTGGCGATCTTCTTCATTCCGCTGTTCTATGTACTGGTGCGTAAGCTGTCCGGGGTGCCACTCGGTTCCCCCTACGCCCGCAAGGACCTGCCGACGGCGTGA
- a CDS encoding dihydrofolate reductase family protein, translating into MSTVYYTASSLDGFLATEDDSLEWLFPLGTLQHSSFPDFIAGVGALAMGAATYQWLLDHGDAVLAETGSAWPYQAPTWVFSHRPLPAIAGATLHFVQGDVRPVHAAMQSAAGERQLWIVGGGDLAGQFYDAGLLDELVIQIGSATLGSGKPLLPRRILSPTLQLQSVQQQGAGMVELRYRVQRDA; encoded by the coding sequence ATGAGCACCGTCTACTACACCGCTTCCAGTCTCGACGGCTTTCTTGCCACCGAAGACGACAGCCTCGAATGGCTGTTCCCGCTCGGCACTCTGCAGCATTCTAGTTTTCCTGATTTCATTGCCGGCGTGGGCGCCTTGGCGATGGGTGCGGCCACCTATCAATGGTTGTTGGACCACGGCGATGCAGTGCTGGCGGAGACTGGCTCAGCGTGGCCGTATCAGGCACCGACCTGGGTGTTCAGTCACCGGCCGCTGCCGGCGATTGCTGGTGCGACGCTGCATTTCGTGCAGGGCGACGTGCGTCCGGTGCACGCTGCTATGCAGAGCGCGGCGGGCGAGCGCCAATTATGGATTGTGGGCGGCGGTGACCTGGCCGGTCAGTTCTACGACGCTGGGCTGCTGGATGAGCTGGTGATCCAAATCGGCTCCGCCACGCTGGGTAGCGGCAAGCCGTTGCTGCCGCGCCGCATTCTGAGTCCGACGCTGCAACTGCAGTCGGTGCAGCAGCAAGGCGCTGGCATGGTCGAGCTGCGTTACCGCGTCCAGCGCGACGCTTGA
- a CDS encoding SDR family NAD(P)-dependent oxidoreductase, whose amino-acid sequence MQRDPLLDFSGQVALVTGAASGLGRALSEALALRGARLVASDIDEAGLEALAADLTAAGAEVVTEVADVSTEATAERLVAVAVERFGSLELAVNNAGIGHPFTAFEDITEAMFDRQIAVNVRSVLFGMKHQLRQMTGQGRGTILNVSSMAGLNGAPKIGAYAAAKHAVVGMTRTAAVEHARAGLRINAICPYYTHTPLVDNAVLVPGGDTADAHALLESGCPMRRLGQPSEIIAVMLMLLSPGNTFMTGQAIAVDGGVSAL is encoded by the coding sequence ATGCAACGCGACCCATTATTGGATTTTTCTGGCCAAGTGGCCTTGGTAACCGGGGCCGCCAGCGGCTTGGGCCGTGCGCTGTCGGAAGCACTGGCGTTACGCGGTGCACGGTTGGTGGCCAGCGATATTGATGAAGCCGGCCTCGAAGCGCTGGCGGCGGATCTCACCGCCGCCGGTGCGGAAGTGGTCACGGAAGTGGCGGATGTGTCCACCGAAGCGACCGCTGAGCGGTTGGTCGCGGTGGCGGTGGAACGCTTTGGCAGTCTTGAGCTGGCGGTGAATAATGCTGGCATTGGCCATCCGTTTACCGCTTTCGAAGACATCACTGAAGCCATGTTCGACCGGCAGATCGCAGTCAACGTGCGCAGTGTGCTGTTTGGTATGAAGCATCAGCTGCGGCAGATGACCGGGCAGGGACGTGGCACCATTCTTAACGTCAGCTCCATGGCCGGTCTGAATGGCGCACCGAAGATCGGTGCCTATGCCGCCGCCAAGCACGCGGTGGTCGGCATGACGCGCACCGCGGCGGTGGAGCATGCCCGCGCCGGGCTACGCATCAACGCCATCTGCCCCTACTACACCCATACTCCGCTGGTGGACAACGCGGTGCTGGTACCCGGTGGCGACACCGCTGACGCCCATGCGCTGCTGGAGTCCGGTTGTCCGATGCGGCGGTTAGGCCAGCCTTCGGAAATCATCGCCGTGATGTTGATGTTGTTGTCACCCGGCAACACCTTCATGACTGGCCAAGCGATTGCCGTGGACGGCGGTGTGTCAGCACTGTGA
- a CDS encoding SDR family oxidoreductase, which yields MATQLFDLTGKVALVTGASRGIGEAIARLLAEQGALVIVSSRKLEDCEAVAADIRAQGGKAEALACHIGEMAQIEAAFAALRERHGRLDILVNNAAANPYFGHILDTPVEAFDKTMDVNMRGYFYMSVEGAKLMRESGGGAIVNTASVNGLTPGMLQGVYSVTKAAVISMTKAFAQECAEFNIRVNALLPGLTKTKFAGALFTHENIYNEAVSKIPLKRHAEPAEMAGTVLYLVSDASSYVTGECVVVDGGLTI from the coding sequence ATGGCAACTCAACTGTTTGATCTGACCGGCAAAGTTGCGCTGGTAACCGGCGCCAGCCGTGGTATCGGTGAAGCCATTGCCCGGCTGCTGGCGGAGCAGGGCGCGCTGGTGATCGTGTCCAGCCGCAAACTGGAAGATTGTGAGGCGGTGGCGGCAGACATTCGCGCCCAGGGTGGGAAGGCGGAGGCGCTGGCCTGCCACATCGGCGAGATGGCACAGATCGAAGCCGCGTTCGCCGCTCTGCGCGAGCGCCACGGGCGGCTCGATATCTTGGTCAACAACGCGGCCGCCAACCCGTACTTTGGCCACATTCTTGATACGCCGGTGGAAGCGTTCGATAAAACCATGGACGTGAACATGCGCGGCTACTTCTACATGTCAGTGGAGGGCGCCAAGCTGATGCGTGAGAGCGGTGGCGGTGCCATCGTCAACACTGCCTCCGTGAATGGCCTCACTCCGGGCATGCTGCAGGGCGTGTACTCGGTGACCAAGGCCGCAGTGATCAGCATGACCAAAGCCTTCGCCCAGGAGTGCGCGGAGTTCAATATTCGTGTCAACGCGCTGCTGCCGGGTCTCACCAAGACCAAGTTTGCCGGGGCGCTGTTTACCCACGAAAACATCTACAACGAAGCGGTGTCGAAAATTCCGCTCAAGCGCCATGCGGAACCGGCGGAAATGGCGGGCACCGTGCTTTACCTGGTGTCCGACGCGTCCAGTTATGTCACTGGCGAATGCGTGGTGGTGGACGGCGGCTTGACCATCTGA